Below is a window of Anas platyrhynchos isolate ZD024472 breed Pekin duck chromosome 21, IASCAAS_PekinDuck_T2T, whole genome shotgun sequence DNA.
CAACCCCAACCATTCTATGATCATTTAAGGATTCTCTCCCACATATGGGAACAGCTCTTTGACATACACATTGCATGAAATATCAAATTGCTAATTGTCTACAGAACAAACGAAGTGTTGAGGTTACGGCTTTCAGGTTTCAGCTTGTGGAACCCTGTGGagagcacagaagaaaaacttcaaATCTTAagctctccttccctgctgtgCTGAAATATGCCAGGCATGTTGTATCAGATGGCTAGAAAAGGTTGAGCTCAAAGTTCTTGATACATTCATCTCCACTCTCTCAACTGAAGGGTACATTCTATGAATACaatttaaagctattttaaaatgccaATAAAACCTTTAAAACAGCAACTTCGATTTCAGACCCAGCAATACATATTCTCTTGTTGGGTTTTGCTTCAAGAAGATTTTGAAGCAAGTGAGCTGCATTAAACCAGCCTGTCAAACCCATGCTTTATTACAAAAGCCATACAAAAGAGGCATATGAAACAATATCAAACAGCTTCAAGCACTACATAACTAGTAACTACACTATTATTTTGTCCCAACACCTATTACTTTGTCAGTCCTTTACTTCCAGGCTGCCTAACTGGAGAAAGGCATTCCTGAAGCTGAGGTCATAGGACAGCTGACTCTCTGGGGCCATAAAAGGTTCACCACACTTTCCCAGTTACTGCCCCTGTTTTTCATACATCCTCACTCAAGACTTCTTTTCAAGAATTAGTAGACAGATTAGACCTGGGAACCGAAAGCCTTTAATTACCCAAATAATACACGTGACTTCAGCAGCAGAAACCTTTCTAGCACTACTCCAGCAATTTTATGCAACTCCTTTTCCAGAGATCAACTGAACAAGCAACATAAGGCCAGACTCTTCTTGCTCTCAGAGATAATATCCAAACTTCAAATGCCACAATAGATACCAATTTTGATAGATTGGTTACAATCAGTGTTAAAACACCTCTTATCTGTAAGGCAAAGGGCTTGTGTGGCCACCTTTGACAGAACTGCACTCAAACAGAAACTAGCTTCTAATCTATTAACcattttaagataaaaataactgaaaaaatgGACATTGACGTCCTTTACCTGCATCACTGCTTGACCTTTTGTTCTGAAACGCATTTGCTATGAAATCATGTCACAGACAAATAAGCATCAGTTTGTTTTCGGTGTtgtcaaacacaaataaaatcacCAGTTTGAGAtgtatgaaaaacattttgaattccTACTTACATTTTTTCCACCAAAGCAGCCTTCACATTTCATTTTCCCCATATCTgtgtataaaataaattttttaatAAGTTTACCTTCcgcaccacctcctcctcttcttggCGCTTTTCATAATGAGAAAAGTCATCAAAGATGGAGGTCGTGTGCTTGTAAGTAGCAATAATTTTAAgcacttgttttgctttttctaagGGCACCTCCTGTGTGTCACGGGAGTTTGTAACAGGTTTGTTGTCATTGTTCTCCAGCCTGATGTGTCGCAGCTGGTTGTTGGGCACATCCTTCACAAAGATCCACTTGACATCAAACTTCCCCTTCCACTTGTCCTGAGACCAGACACCTGCACTGGTGCCATAGTCCACAGGTGATTTCATCTCCGCAACTCCACAGAAGTGTCCACTACCATTGACACTGAATAGCAAGTAGACCGGGCCCTTACTATTCATGGACCGAAAAGCACTGTCCAGCCGTTTGTTGCCGTGCTCCGTACTACACCAAATAGAATATTTAATGGAACGATGAATATCATCCTCAGAATAACTCTTTATTATGAACACACGTCCATTTTTAAGGTTCCATTCAAAATCTTTAGGGTTATAGCTGTGAGCAGCTTTCAGTTTTTCCAGAACAGGATGGGACTCGCCACTCGGCACAGGGTTAGGCTGGGTGCTGCCAGCTGAGTTGCTGTCGTTACCAGTTCCTCCACTTTGGccaaaagctgcatttctgttGCGAGGCGCTACCCAGCGATTTTGGGGCGGCTGCTGAGGGCTCTGATACTGTGGTTGAGTCAATGGAGGAGGCTGAGCTGGAACAGGCTGAACAATTTGTTGCTGTGGCTGTGGAACAGACTGAGGAGAAGGTATCTGTTGGGGGGCAGGAACTTTTGCCACAGGGCCCTTATTGTCCCAAGTACCTATGTCCATATTATGCTTTATAGGCGGAGGAGGCAACGCTCCTCCGATCACAGGtccagtttttgttttcattttaggcTGTGGTTTTGCGGGCTTGCTAGCTATAGCAGCCCACGAGGTTGGTTTAGATACTGGCAAGTTTACATTAGATCCACCGTTACCAGAGAGAGCACCTGTCATCCCAGCACTGTTGACAACAGAACCTACTGTTTTCACAGCAGAAGTTGTAACATCTCCGCCGATCTTAAGTCCAACCATTCCCTGTTCAATGCTGTTCATTCCGGGAGCTTTATTTAACGTGTCATTATGAAATCCTGTTTGCCCGTCCACGATGGTACCA
It encodes the following:
- the YTHDF1 gene encoding YTH domain-containing family protein 1 isoform X1 codes for the protein MSATSVDPQRPKGQDNKVQNGSLHQKDTVHDNDFEPYLSGQSNQNSSYPSMTDPYLSSYYPPSIGFPYSLSEAPWSTGGDPPIPYLTTYGQLSNGDHHFMHDAVFGQPGGLGNNIYQHRFNFFPENPAFSAWGTSGSQGQQTQSSAYGSSYSYPPSSLGGTIVDGQTGFHNDTLNKAPGMNSIEQGMVGLKIGGDVTTSAVKTVGSVVNSAGMTGALSGNGGSNVNLPVSKPTSWAAIASKPAKPQPKMKTKTGPVIGGALPPPPIKHNMDIGTWDNKGPVAKVPAPQQIPSPQSVPQPQQQIVQPVPAQPPPLTQPQYQSPQQPPQNRWVAPRNRNAAFGQSGGTGNDSNSAGSTQPNPVPSGESHPVLEKLKAAHSYNPKDFEWNLKNGRVFIIKSYSEDDIHRSIKYSIWCSTEHGNKRLDSAFRSMNSKGPVYLLFSVNGSGHFCGVAEMKSPVDYGTSAGVWSQDKWKGKFDVKWIFVKDVPNNQLRHIRLENNDNKPVTNSRDTQEVPLEKAKQVLKIIATYKHTTSIFDDFSHYEKRQEEEEVVRKVNLLKNLFYTQIWGK
- the YTHDF1 gene encoding YTH domain-containing family protein 1 isoform X2 yields the protein MSATSVDPQRPKGQDNKVQNGSLHQKDTVHDNDFEPYLSGQSNQNSSYPSMTDPYLSSYYPPSIGFPYSLSEAPWSTGGDPPIPYLTTYGQLSNGDHHFMHDAVFGQPGGLGNNIYQHRFNFFPENPAFSAWGTSGSQGQQTQSSAYGSSYSYPPSSLGGTIVDGQTGFHNDTLNKAPGMNSIEQGMVGLKIGGDVTTSAVKTVGSVVNSAGMTGALSGNGGSNVNLPVSKPTSWAAIASKPAKPQPKMKTKTGPVIGGALPPPPIKHNMDIGTWDNKGPVAKVPAPQQIPSPQSVPQPQQQIVQPVPAQPPPLTQPQYQSPQQPPQNRWVAPRNRNAAFGQSGGTGNDSNSAGSTQPNPVPSGESHPVLEKLKAAHSYNPKDFEWNLKNGRVFIIKSYSEDDIHRSIKYSIWCSTEHGNKRLDSAFRSMNSKGPVYLLFSVNGSGHFCGVAEMKSPVDYGTSAGVWSQDKWKGKFDVKWIFVKDVPNNQLRHIRLENNDNKPVTNSRDTQEVPLEKAKQVLKIIATYKHTTSIFDDFSHYEKRQEEEEVVRKERQNRNKQ